The window GGATGCGCAGTCATGTCCGGGACCTTCTATGGCCCGCAGACCTTTTCTGCGCCTTTGAAGATTGGTACCCCAGTTCATAGCCGCAAGCAGAACTCCGAGACAGACAAAAGCCCCCGGAGCCTCGATCATAAACGAAAAAGGTTCATAGGATGCCCCCATAACCGCATGTCCGAAGACTTTCCCCGAGCCAAGCAGTTCCCTGAGAGACCCGAGGAAAGTCAGCGACATGGTGAAGCCAATGCCCATTCCAAGGCCGTCAGCAATGGAAAGGAGCGGGGCGTTTCTCGAAGCAAAGGCTTCAGCCCGTCCCAGAATGATGCAGTTGACCACGATGAGGGGAACGAAAATTCCTAACTGCTGATAAAGAGGATAAGCAAAAGCCTGCATCAGCAGCTCAACAGCAACAACCAGAGATGCTGCAATTACAATATAACAGGCGATACGGACCTTCGACGGGATAATATTTCTGACCAGAGAAACAATAAAATTTGAAAGAGTCAGTACGAAAATAACCGCCAGCCCCATGCCGAGACCGTTATTTGCAGATTTGGTCACAGCCAGAGTAGGACATAATCCAAGCACAAGTTTAAAAGGCGGCAGATCAGTCCAGAGACCTTTTGAGAATTCCTTCCACAATCTGTTCATATACTTTCCTCCTTCCCTTTATGAGGGACGGTGTTCATTACTCGAACATACAGTGATCATTCTTCGAACGTTCAGGACCATTTTTTATTTATTTCAGATTTGATGGAATTAAATACATCCAGAGCTTTTCGGACAGCATTGACTGTTCCTGTAGAAGATATTGTCGCACCGGAAACTCCATCCACATCACCACCACGGGATTTCAGATCCACCTGTTTGAAAGAATGACCTCTGAACTGGGAAGTAAAGCCGTGATTAGCGACTCGTGTTCCCACTCCCGGAGTTTCCTTCATTGTAGTTATGCCGATTCCTGAAAAAGCCTCGCTATCGATTGAAAAACCGACCATAACCCCGATGTTGCCACCGAAACCTTTGGCTGAGGTTTCAAAAGCAATTCCTTTAAGCCGGCCGTCTTTCATTGCCGGGAAAACCATTACCTCTTCTCCGGTGGCAGCAACTTTAAAGCTGTGCCTATCTTTAACAGGATCGTTATCATGATCACCTATAACCTGATTGATGGCCGGACTCTGAACGTAGGTTAGAACCTGCTCTTCAATACGCAAGTGGGTGACATCGCGCAGCGAAGCTAGAGTTACTCCTGAAATTCCACAGATGAGTGATAAAACAACTACCATCTTGATCATTTCATTCATTTTTTCACCTCACATCCAAAAGGCTTCGGACGAATGCGCTCAAAAAGCGGAGTGCAGAGATTAGCCAGCAGGATGGCAAAAGGAACTCCGTCCGGATATATACCGTAGACTCTGATTATTATGGTCATCGTCCCGGCAAAAAGGCCGAACAAAAGAATCGGCAGCTTGCGGTTAGGGGAAGACGGCATATCAGGAGCCAGAAAGAAAGCCCCGAACATCGCCGATCCGGTCAGAAGATGAAAAACAGGAGAGGGTTGCGACTCAACATAAAAAAGATGAAAGATAAAACCGGCGATGAGAACCCCTGAGATAAAACCGGCCGGGATTTCCCATTGAACAATCCTGCGGCTGACCAGCCACAAGCCCCCTATAAGAACGCCTAAAATCTGAACAGAGCCTAAACCTCCGAGCTGGCGTCCCATCAGCAGATCATAATATTTATATTGATCAGCAGCAGCGGCACCGAACATTTTCAGCTGCAAAAGAGGATAGTTGAGTTCCACGGTCAGCATGCTGGCATTTACATCCATCTGATGCGGCCATGAAACCGTACAGACAGCCCAGCCTATCAGTGGTGCGCACAACGGACTGCCACCAAGTTCGCCAAAAACCATTTTCCCAAGAGCAATGCTGATAGCGCTGCCTGAGGCCACCAGCCACCAGGGAGCCGAGGCCGGCAGAAGAAAAGCAAAACAAAGCCCGACCACAAAAGCATTCAGGTCATCAACTTTCGGCCTGATTTCCATCATCAGGTTACAGATATATTCGGTTATAACTGCAACAGAAGCAGAAAGAGCCATAACCCTCAGAGCTTCCATTTTAAAAGCAGCCACAGCGAATAGTGCCGCCGGAATCATGGCAAGCAGAATTGACAACATTCTGCCACGCAGGGTTCTGCCGCAATGAATATGCGGAGGAGACGACACAGTCAGCATAAGAGGATTCAATGTTTTCATTCCTCTCCCTCCTTACGGAGCTGCTCGCAGGCCCCGTCAATCAGCTTCAGCTCACGCCGGGCAAGACGGATATATTGAAGAACAGGTCTGCGGGCTATGCAGACATAACTACAGATGCCGCAGTCTATACATGATGCAATATGGTTATCCCGAGCTTTTTCATAAAATCCAAATTCAGCACAGCCGGAAAGATAGGACGGATCTATTCCTGCCGGACAATTGCGCACACACTCCCCGCAACCGACACATGAAACATCCTCAGCAATCGGTTCCGGCGTTTCTTCAAGATAAAAGACTGCCTGAGTGTCTTTTTCAACTCCCTGCTGCAATGAATAGGCGGCCATTCCGCGCATTCTGCTTCCAAGTACGACTCTACCACGGTTTCCGGTTTTTATACCGGCAGCAGATAGAACCACTCCTACTGGTGTTCCGACCCGCACCCTGAAAAAATCATCCCCGGCCTGAACTATCGTATCGGTCTGTAGCAGTCCGCTTTGGACGACTCTGCCAAGCTCAAACAGGAGGGAAGCACTGAGAACAACCACATCATCCGGCATTTCCTTTCCGGTAACGGATTTCACAACCATAGGATCAAGGCCGCCGGGGTAAGCCATTGGGACCATTTTAACGGAGCACCAGTCTACAGATCCGTTAAACCCTTCAGTCACGGCAAGCCTTGTTTCAAGCGGCTTATAAATATACTCCGCCAGTTTCATTCCGGCTGAAAGCGTATTTTCATATTCTTTGAGCAGTTTCTCATTATAAAAAATCTCCGGCTCTTCGCGGGAGGCATTTATTATCAATGTTTTAATTTTTCCGGTCTCCGGCAGCGAAACTCCCATCCGGGAAAGTTTTCCCCGAACTTCTTCTCTTGAAAGACCTTCAAATTTTATAAACTTTTCCTGATTATCATTTTCCGCAGCAGAATCCAGAACCCGCAGAACAATGTGCCAGCTGTCCAGTTCAGTAATTTCACAGGCTACAGGTGCAAGCAGATCACCCTGCTCAGGACAACCTGATTCAGCAATCAGATCACCCGGAGCCAACTTCTGCCCGCAGGAAACTCGGGTACATCTTCCGGAAATGAGCAGGCTCAACTCGGGAGCCGGATCAATTTCCACCAGATCTTTTTCAATGTTCATTTTCTTTTGCAAAATCATACTCCGCCTCTACTTGATATGACATTTTGAACAGTCATTTTCCTTGTAAGGACCTTTCTGAAGCCTGCGGTGACAGCTCATGCACTGCTCGTGAAAAGCATTCATACGGGGCACAACCAGATTACGGACATTTTTATCATGGCAGTTCCCGCAGGAAGAGAAATCACCGGACCATGATTTCATATCAACCGGAATATGACAGTCGTTGCAGCTTGAAAGCCCCTTATCAAACATATCATCATGGCAGTTTGCACAACTTTCATGAGCGGCCTCACGCATTCCGGGAATACCGTTCTCTTCTTTTTCTTTATGGCAGTTGGAACACTTCTGGGGTTCTGGCTCTATGTCCCTGCCGTGATGACAGGACCAGCAATCGTCATCCGCATAGGACATATGCTCATCATGATCGAAATTGACTCTGTCAAATTCGGTATGATGGCAGCGGACACAATATGATTCATCAGGAAATGAATCGATGTGGTTTTCTACAAAATCTTCATTAAACTCGACAGGATGACAGGTCCCGCAGGCAAGCTGTCCACTGTGCTGATCCTGTTCGTTTACCGCTTCTTTTTTTTCAGGGGCATTGATTTTAAATTTTTGTCCGGCTCTGTCGTGATGACAGTCGGCACAGGCAATCTGATAATCCCGATGATGGACGAGGTGTGAAAACACAACCTTTCCACCATTGTTATTAAACAGGATGCGCACCGGCATTTCTTTTTTTTCATCACTGCCAGAGTAGCCTAAAACCGCTGTAATCAGGAGTACAGCAACTGCTGCAATGACCGGGAAATATCTGTTTTTTGAGCGCATAAGACCTCCCTGCGGTTTTTCAACCTCAGGTTATCATGCATAGGTATCTAATTCCATGATCAGTTTTATTTTTGTCCCGGACGATTGAATAACCGTCCGGGAACCAGGAAGTGCTTTACTTAGGCATAACAGCCCAGCTCGGCAGAACATTAAGATCTATCCCCCATACAAGCGGGAGGAAATAAACCACCGAAACTGTAATCAGAACAGCTCCGAAAATATTCAGCCAGAACCCGGCTGCCGCCATTTGCCTGATTGTTACACACCCGCTGCCGAAAACAACCGCATTCGGCGGCGTGGCAACAGGAAGCATGAAGGCAAATGAAGCGGCAACACATGCTCCCACAATGGTGGCGAAAGGATGAACTCCCATCGCGATAGCCGCGCTACCCATAATAGGAACAAGCAATGTCGCAGTTGCAGTGTTTGAGGTGATTTCAGTCAGGAAGATGGTAATGACGACTACTACGCCGACAAACATCAGAATAGTCATTCCGTTCAACAAAGACAGCTGTGAAGCAACATATGAAGCAAGGCCAGTCTTTGAGAAACCGTTTGCAATGGCGAGACCGCCACCGAAAAGCAGGATTACATCCCATGGAATTTTTACAGCCGTCTTCCAGTCAAGCAGGAACTTGCCTTTCTTGAAATCAATAGGAATGGCAAAAAGAACCAGTGAACCGAGAATACCGATAGTGGCATCAGCGATGTAACCAAAGTTGGGCCAGATGGCATGGATAAAGTCAGCTTTTTTAAGGAAACCTCTGGAAAGCCAGAAAGCTGCGATAAAACAACCAACTATTACGATGTACTTTTCCTCTTTGCTCATAGGTCCGAGCTTGGAAATTTCCTTGTTTATGATGGCTTCACCACCGGCAAGCTCAAGCCCTTTGGAAGGGAATAGAACTCTGGTTAAAATCCACCATGAAACACCGATCATAATTACAGCAATGGGGACACCATAAATCATCCATTCGCCGAAACTGATCTGTACACCGTACATTTTGTCCACCATACCGACCATTACGGTATTCGGAGGAGTACCGATGATGGTACCTACACCACCCATAGAGGCAGCATAAGCAATACCAAGCATCAGACACTTGCCGAAGTTGGCTTCGGCACTTGATCCGACATGTTCTCTGATATCATCAGAAGCAAATCCTGTGGCCTGATGAATAACAGCAAGACCGATTGGAACCATCATCATGGTTGTAGCGGTATTGGATACCCACATGGAAAGAAATCCCGTGGCTATCATAAATCCCAGAATCATACGTCCGGGGCTGGTTCCCACCGCTTTAATAGTGTGAAGCGCTATACGGCGGTGCAGGTTCCATCTCTCCATGGTTACGGCAAGAAAGAAGCCGCCCATGAACAGATAAATTAAATGGTTAGCATAAGGAGCACAGGCCGCGCTTGATTTCATTACACCAAGAAGCGGAAACAGTGCGATAGGCATAAGTGATGTTGCCGGAATGGGGATCGCCTCGGTAATCCACCAGACCGCCATCAATGCCGTTACAGCTGCGACTTTCCATGCGGCCGGCTCCATCCCACTTGGAACCGGCATAAGGAGCATCAGCACGAAGACTGCGGGTCCTAAAAAAAAGCCGATTTTTCTACCACTGCCAGAATCAGTTTGAGCGCTCATAGTCCCTCACTTTTGCGCTTTGGCAGCCTGCACGGCAGGACTAATAAAATTTAATTTGCCCCGTTCTCCCTCACGAAACCGGGTTGTCAACGCAAATAATTTTTCGCCCCGTCCTGCTTGTTAAACTGCCGGTGTTCTCACACACAAAACCAGATCCAGTCATATGTAAATCCGCTTCCGGGTTTCGAGCCGGAAGCGGTGTTTACCGGCTAAAAATCAAGATGATAAGAATCGATAAAAGCGCCTACACGTTCTTTGGATTTTTCCAGACGAGCGCGCAGTTCTTTTGTGTATTCCTCAAGATCAATCTTTTTGCGGGCTACTCCGGTATCCATAGCGGCTTTGGCCACTGCGGC of the Maridesulfovibrio bastinii DSM 16055 genome contains:
- the rsxE gene encoding electron transport complex subunit RsxE yields the protein MNRLWKEFSKGLWTDLPPFKLVLGLCPTLAVTKSANNGLGMGLAVIFVLTLSNFIVSLVRNIIPSKVRIACYIVIAASLVVAVELLMQAFAYPLYQQLGIFVPLIVVNCIILGRAEAFASRNAPLLSIADGLGMGIGFTMSLTFLGSLRELLGSGKVFGHAVMGASYEPFSFMIEAPGAFVCLGVLLAAMNWGTNLQRRRKGLRAIEGPGHDCASCGACSRSREA
- the rnfG gene encoding RnfABCDGE type electron transport complex subunit G gives rise to the protein MNEMIKMVVVLSLICGISGVTLASLRDVTHLRIEEQVLTYVQSPAINQVIGDHDNDPVKDRHSFKVAATGEEVMVFPAMKDGRLKGIAFETSAKGFGGNIGVMVGFSIDSEAFSGIGITTMKETPGVGTRVANHGFTSQFRGHSFKQVDLKSRGGDVDGVSGATISSTGTVNAVRKALDVFNSIKSEINKKWS
- a CDS encoding RnfABCDGE type electron transport complex subunit D; this translates as MKTLNPLMLTVSSPPHIHCGRTLRGRMLSILLAMIPAALFAVAAFKMEALRVMALSASVAVITEYICNLMMEIRPKVDDLNAFVVGLCFAFLLPASAPWWLVASGSAISIALGKMVFGELGGSPLCAPLIGWAVCTVSWPHQMDVNASMLTVELNYPLLQLKMFGAAAADQYKYYDLLMGRQLGGLGSVQILGVLIGGLWLVSRRIVQWEIPAGFISGVLIAGFIFHLFYVESQPSPVFHLLTGSAMFGAFFLAPDMPSSPNRKLPILLFGLFAGTMTIIIRVYGIYPDGVPFAILLANLCTPLFERIRPKPFGCEVKK
- a CDS encoding 4Fe-4S dicluster domain-containing protein, translating into MQKKMNIEKDLVEIDPAPELSLLISGRCTRVSCGQKLAPGDLIAESGCPEQGDLLAPVACEITELDSWHIVLRVLDSAAENDNQEKFIKFEGLSREEVRGKLSRMGVSLPETGKIKTLIINASREEPEIFYNEKLLKEYENTLSAGMKLAEYIYKPLETRLAVTEGFNGSVDWCSVKMVPMAYPGGLDPMVVKSVTGKEMPDDVVVLSASLLFELGRVVQSGLLQTDTIVQAGDDFFRVRVGTPVGVVLSAAGIKTGNRGRVVLGSRMRGMAAYSLQQGVEKDTQAVFYLEETPEPIAEDVSCVGCGECVRNCPAGIDPSYLSGCAEFGFYEKARDNHIASCIDCGICSYVCIARRPVLQYIRLARRELKLIDGACEQLRKEGEE
- a CDS encoding cytochrome c3 family protein — translated: MRSKNRYFPVIAAVAVLLITAVLGYSGSDEKKEMPVRILFNNNGGKVVFSHLVHHRDYQIACADCHHDRAGQKFKINAPEKKEAVNEQDQHSGQLACGTCHPVEFNEDFVENHIDSFPDESYCVRCHHTEFDRVNFDHDEHMSYADDDCWSCHHGRDIEPEPQKCSNCHKEKEENGIPGMREAAHESCANCHDDMFDKGLSSCNDCHIPVDMKSWSGDFSSCGNCHDKNVRNLVVPRMNAFHEQCMSCHRRLQKGPYKENDCSKCHIK
- a CDS encoding SLC13 family permease; translated protein: MSAQTDSGSGRKIGFFLGPAVFVLMLLMPVPSGMEPAAWKVAAVTALMAVWWITEAIPIPATSLMPIALFPLLGVMKSSAACAPYANHLIYLFMGGFFLAVTMERWNLHRRIALHTIKAVGTSPGRMILGFMIATGFLSMWVSNTATTMMMVPIGLAVIHQATGFASDDIREHVGSSAEANFGKCLMLGIAYAASMGGVGTIIGTPPNTVMVGMVDKMYGVQISFGEWMIYGVPIAVIMIGVSWWILTRVLFPSKGLELAGGEAIINKEISKLGPMSKEEKYIVIVGCFIAAFWLSRGFLKKADFIHAIWPNFGYIADATIGILGSLVLFAIPIDFKKGKFLLDWKTAVKIPWDVILLFGGGLAIANGFSKTGLASYVASQLSLLNGMTILMFVGVVVVITIFLTEITSNTATATLLVPIMGSAAIAMGVHPFATIVGACVAASFAFMLPVATPPNAVVFGSGCVTIRQMAAAGFWLNIFGAVLITVSVVYFLPLVWGIDLNVLPSWAVMPK